A window of Salvelinus alpinus chromosome 31, SLU_Salpinus.1, whole genome shotgun sequence contains these coding sequences:
- the LOC139561062 gene encoding uncharacterized protein codes for MDGCGLTPVLDYTAEMERYRSFANFYAKTNVNMNAVNSMNFPQSAKLARITPPMFPGGRLGVGVAGVTPWGCHDNVNMNINAAAMLWGRKPPVHQATPLSPPTTHPSTLATHMQPHPHRTGGGEGKQHGGHGGHASSSQGQETHHHHGNNNFLSGYTATDHMTKQGHTHQDMLSLSDRNSSCNGGGGANGVNMSNFPAGMLGLPPGVIVMAMGSHNGVNIPDSSHFQMATNHNQMLSDCHHANQTNSSPCPSTSPGMTSGGQGSGVSKRKRKRCGVCAPCRRLINCGVCSACRNRKTGHQICKFRKCDELKKKAGSIQLESPPSVPSGEAFRWFF; via the exons ATGGACGGTTGTGGTCTAACACCGGTCTTGGACTATACGGCTGAGATGGAGCGATACCGATCTTTCGCTAACTTCTATGCTAAAACTAACGTGAACATGAACGCTGTTAACAGCATGAATTTCCCTCAGTCGGCCAAGCTTGCCCGCATCACTCCTCCCATGTTCCCCGGCGGCAGGCTTGGGGTGGGCGTAGCGGGAGTGACGCCTTGGGGTTGCCATGATAACGTCAACATGAACATCAACGCAGCGGCGATGCTGTGGGGGCGGAAACCTCCCGTACATCAGGCCACACCCCTGTCTCCTCCCACAACGCACCCGTCAACCTTGGCAACGCACATGCAGCCCCACCCCCACCGGACCGGTGGCGGAGAGGGGAAGCAGCAcggaggacatggaggacacgCCTCTTCCTCACAGGGACAGGAAACGCATCATCACCACGGGAATAACAACTTCCTGTCGGGCTACACGGCCACAGATCACATGACCAAACAAGGCCACACCCACCAGGACATGCTCAGCCTATCAGATCGCAACAGCAGCTgcaatggaggaggaggagccaaCGGTGTCAACATGTCCAACTTCCCCGCTGGAATGTTGGGGTTACCACCCGGGGTCATCGTCATGGCGATGGGGTCGCACAATGGCGTCAACATTCCAGACTCCTCCCACTTCCAGATGGCGACCAACCACAACCAGATGCTATCGGACTGCCACCACGCCAACCAGACTAactcctccccctgcccctcgACTTCCCCGGGGATGACCTctgggggtcaggggtcaggagtctccaagaggaagaggaagcgGTGTGGAGTGTGTGCTCCCTGCAGACGGCTGATTAACTGTGGGGTGTGTTCAGCCTGTAGGAACAGGAAGACAGGTCATCAGATCTGTAAGTTCAGGAAGTGTGACGAACTGAAGAAGAAGGCTGGGAGTATACAGCTAGAg AGTCCTCCCTCGGTGCCCAGTGGAGAAGCTTTCAGATGGTTCTTCTAG